Proteins encoded together in one Kutzneria kofuensis window:
- the purB gene encoding adenylosuccinate lyase, with protein sequence MTSKPLIPNVLAGRYASAQLVGLWSPEHKVVLERRLWLAVLKAQAELGIDVPAGAVADYERVLEQVDLASIAERERVTRHDVKARIEEFNALAGHEQVHKGMTSRDLTENVEQLQIRQSLEFIRGKVAAVLSRLARLAVEHADLVMAGRSHNVAAQATTLGKRFATAADELHVAFGRLEDLVERYPLRGVKGPVGTAQDMLDLLGGDAAKLSELEHRVAEFLGFRRVLTSVGQVYPRSLDFDVLSALVQLAAAPSSLAKTIRLMAGHELVTEGFKPGQVGSSAMPHKMNTRSCERVNGLAVILRGYLSMTGELAGDQWNEGDVSCSVVRRVALPDAFFALDGLLETMLTVLDEFGAYPAVVARELDRYLPFLATTKVLMASVRAGVGRETAHEAIKENAVAVALAMREQGAERNDLLDRLAADERIPLDRAQLDELLADRLSFTGVAGAQVDAVAAEIAKTLERFPDAAGYVPEPIL encoded by the coding sequence GTGACGTCGAAGCCGCTCATCCCCAACGTGCTCGCCGGCCGCTACGCGTCGGCCCAGCTGGTCGGCCTCTGGTCGCCGGAACACAAGGTCGTGCTGGAGCGGCGGCTGTGGCTGGCCGTGCTCAAGGCGCAGGCGGAGCTGGGCATCGACGTGCCCGCGGGCGCGGTCGCCGACTACGAGCGGGTGCTGGAGCAGGTGGACCTGGCCTCCATCGCCGAGCGCGAGCGGGTCACCCGGCACGACGTGAAGGCCCGCATCGAGGAGTTCAACGCCCTGGCCGGCCACGAGCAGGTGCACAAGGGCATGACCTCCCGCGACCTCACCGAGAACGTCGAGCAGCTGCAGATCCGGCAGTCGCTGGAGTTCATCCGGGGCAAGGTGGCCGCCGTGCTGTCCCGGCTGGCCCGGCTCGCGGTCGAGCACGCCGACCTGGTGATGGCCGGCCGCTCGCACAACGTGGCCGCGCAGGCCACCACCCTGGGCAAGCGGTTCGCGACGGCGGCCGACGAGCTGCACGTGGCGTTCGGGCGGCTGGAGGACCTGGTCGAGCGGTACCCGCTGCGCGGCGTGAAGGGCCCGGTCGGCACCGCCCAGGACATGCTGGACCTGCTCGGCGGGGACGCGGCGAAGCTGTCCGAGCTGGAGCACCGGGTGGCCGAGTTCCTGGGCTTCCGCCGGGTGCTGACCAGCGTCGGCCAGGTGTATCCGCGGTCGCTGGACTTCGACGTGCTGTCCGCGCTGGTGCAGCTGGCGGCGGCGCCGTCGAGCCTGGCCAAGACGATCCGGCTGATGGCCGGGCACGAGCTGGTCACCGAGGGCTTCAAGCCGGGCCAGGTCGGCTCCAGCGCGATGCCGCACAAGATGAACACCCGGTCCTGCGAGCGGGTCAACGGCCTGGCCGTGATCCTGCGCGGCTACCTGTCGATGACCGGCGAGCTGGCCGGCGACCAGTGGAACGAGGGCGACGTGTCCTGCTCGGTGGTGCGCCGGGTCGCCCTGCCGGACGCGTTCTTCGCGCTGGACGGCCTGCTGGAGACGATGCTGACGGTGCTGGACGAGTTCGGCGCCTACCCGGCGGTGGTGGCCCGCGAGCTGGACCGCTACCTGCCGTTCCTGGCCACGACCAAGGTGCTGATGGCGTCGGTGCGGGCCGGCGTCGGTCGGGAGACCGCGCACGAGGCGATCAAGGAGAACGCCGTCGCGGTGGCGCTGGCCATGCGGGAGCAGGGCGCGGAGCGCAACGACCTGCTGGACCGGCTGGCCGCCGACGAGCGCATCCCGCTGGACCGGGCCCAGCTCGACGAGCTGCTCGCGGACCGGCTGTCGTTCACCGGCGTGGCCGGGGCCCAGGTCGACGCGGTGGCCGCGGAGATCGCGAAGACGCTGGAGCGGTTCCCGGACGCCGCCGGCTACGTGCCGGAGCCGATCCTGTGA